From a single Sphaeramia orbicularis chromosome 4, fSphaOr1.1, whole genome shotgun sequence genomic region:
- the r3hdm4 gene encoding R3H domain-containing protein 4 has product MVVLTNSNEEQDYILIEERKCTSLPSSPAKRVSPSKKKQFYINQAIRNSDLIPRPKGKKSLRRQENTRFLANLLEKDECSKDDLEVCSNPAIPSIFTEACTNGNYVEPWNDFMNCSGEEQERLLSLLEQEDAKKKQSTRLLKDQRNVNPAFTAQDCFQRIDRRLRVTLRRKQIPLGTLEVLEEDLLTFFNAQPHSVYTTNLRSSFERLLLHAVCQYMDLVSASTDFQGSRQTEVVNKQQEFLPPALLLSAYLEQMS; this is encoded by the exons ATGGTCGTTTTGACAAATAGCAATGAAGAACAGGATTATAT CCTGATTGAGGAGCGTAAATGCACCTCCCTGCCCAGTTCTCCTGCCAAACGAGTGTCTCCCTCCAAAAAGAAACAGTTCTACATCAACCAAGCCATTCGCAACTCTGACCTCATACCTCGACCCAAAGGCAAGAAGAGCCTGCGTCGACAGGAGAACA CACGTTTTCTCGCCAATCTTCTTGAGAAGGATGAATGCTCCAAAGATGATCTGGAGGTTTGCAGTAACCCTGCCATCCCGTCGATTTTCACCGAGGCCTGCACCAACGGGAACTACGTAGAG CCATGGAATGACTTCATGAACTGCTCCGGCGAGGAGCAGGAGAGGCTTCTGTCTCTGCTGGAGCAGGAGGACGCCAAGAAGAAACAGTCCACCCGACTCCTCAAAGACCAGAGGAATG TAAATCCTGCCTTCACTGCTCAGGACTGTTTTCAGAGGATCGATCGGAGGCTTCGAGTCACTCTGAGACGCAAACAAATCCCTCTG GGGACTCTGGAAGTACTTGAGGAAGACCTTCTGACGTTTTTCAACGCTCAGCCGCACTCAGTTTACACAACCAACCTCCGCAGCAG TTTTGAGCGTCTGCTGCTCCACGCCGTCTGCCAGTACATGGACCTGGTCTCTGCAA GCACTGACTTCCAGGGTTCACGTCAGACCGAAGTGGTGAACAAACAGCAGGAGTTCCTTCCTCCTGCTCTTCTGCTGTCGGCCTACCTGGAGCAGATGAGCTGA